The Akkermansia sp. N21116 genome includes a region encoding these proteins:
- a CDS encoding sodium/solute symporter (Members of the Solute:Sodium Symporter (SSS), TC 2.A.21 as described in tcdb.org, catalyze solute:Na+ symport. Known solutes for members of the family include sugars, amino acids, nucleosides, inositols, vitamins, urea or anions, depending on the system.) yields MMKKLAMILGAGALMLCGSWAQDAPGATPAAVVQPAAANAVLDSTAAGETVLAADLDLQAKADQPGQKALQPAPIDTWEAIVFCIVVVGVIFLGIWKSRDPKETEEEKKEKGASDYFLAGRGLTWWLVGFSLIAANISTEQFVGMSGQAADWLGLAIASYEWMAAITLVVVAFCFLPKLLRGGVYTIPEFLEYRYNIGARSIMAICTLLILVGVPTAGVIFAGAKVISVFFAGYHLAGIDFGNLTVGCIIIAFCASVYVYIGGLKACAWTDLIWGAGLIVGGGVVCYLVIQGIGSADPHHLIESASATSNATVDSLKNADAIDRFLQLNSGEAVDGVNSAGGKFHMIRPATDSAIPWTALCLGLWIPNFFYWGLNQYIMQRTLASKSLAEGQLGIIFAAFLKLLIPFVVVIPGILAYNLYRDDLRESAYSNQKEVIANIVNNGQKDKTVFFIDASVLMAAEPEAKEIKLRGEGTTTQIAFAEESILHNAKLVGMDPTNIEVAGENGAKTSINLVNALKTLRDDINNENTIKTERIRLIKPVVQANEVILQAAKDKKIETSKKIVGFDYDAAFPTLLKNLMPGTGLTWFVLAALFGAVVSSLASMLNSASTIFTMDIYNKLRKDATSSELVTVGKLGVLGCVLIATSLAPFLDNPIFGGIFTFIQEFQGYLSPGALCVFLFGFFVPKCPRIFGWLGIAINAAMYGALQYFWPSLPFLNRMSICFVTIVIIGFIFTIINASRGGEAIVLPAKNEVSLESSPKAKFFGWFVIAATVVLYAIFW; encoded by the coding sequence ATTATGAAAAAATTAGCTATGATTCTCGGGGCAGGCGCCCTGATGTTATGTGGCTCGTGGGCGCAGGATGCCCCCGGAGCCACACCTGCCGCAGTCGTTCAGCCGGCAGCGGCCAACGCCGTTCTGGATAGTACCGCCGCCGGGGAAACCGTTCTCGCCGCCGATCTGGATCTCCAGGCCAAAGCCGACCAACCCGGTCAAAAAGCATTGCAACCCGCTCCCATCGACACGTGGGAAGCCATCGTCTTCTGCATCGTAGTCGTCGGCGTTATTTTCCTCGGTATCTGGAAAAGCCGCGATCCGAAAGAAACGGAAGAAGAGAAAAAGGAAAAAGGCGCTTCCGACTACTTCCTTGCCGGTCGCGGTCTAACCTGGTGGCTTGTCGGTTTCTCCCTGATTGCCGCCAATATTTCGACCGAACAATTCGTCGGCATGTCCGGACAAGCAGCCGACTGGCTAGGCCTGGCTATCGCCTCGTACGAGTGGATGGCCGCCATCACGCTAGTCGTCGTCGCCTTCTGTTTCCTGCCGAAACTCCTTCGCGGAGGCGTCTATACAATCCCGGAATTCCTGGAATACCGCTACAACATCGGCGCCCGTTCCATCATGGCTATCTGCACGCTCCTGATCCTCGTCGGCGTTCCGACGGCAGGCGTTATCTTTGCAGGGGCCAAGGTCATCTCCGTCTTCTTTGCCGGTTATCACCTGGCGGGCATCGACTTCGGCAATCTCACCGTAGGCTGTATCATCATTGCCTTCTGCGCTTCCGTGTACGTATACATCGGCGGACTCAAAGCCTGCGCCTGGACGGACCTCATCTGGGGCGCCGGCCTGATCGTCGGCGGCGGCGTTGTCTGCTACCTCGTCATCCAAGGTATTGGAAGTGCCGACCCGCATCATTTGATTGAATCCGCCTCCGCAACATCCAACGCTACCGTCGATTCCCTGAAAAATGCCGATGCCATCGACCGATTCCTTCAGTTGAACTCCGGTGAAGCCGTGGACGGAGTCAACAGCGCCGGCGGTAAATTCCACATGATCCGCCCGGCCACCGATTCCGCCATTCCGTGGACGGCTCTTTGCCTCGGCCTCTGGATTCCCAACTTCTTCTACTGGGGCCTCAACCAGTACATCATGCAGCGCACGCTAGCGTCCAAGTCCCTGGCTGAAGGCCAGCTCGGCATTATCTTCGCCGCTTTCCTGAAGTTGCTCATCCCGTTCGTCGTCGTCATTCCCGGCATCCTTGCCTACAACCTCTACCGTGACGACCTCCGTGAATCCGCTTACAGCAACCAAAAAGAAGTCATCGCAAATATCGTCAATAACGGGCAGAAAGACAAGACCGTGTTCTTTATTGACGCCAGTGTTCTGATGGCTGCCGAACCTGAAGCCAAGGAAATCAAGCTTCGCGGAGAAGGCACCACAACCCAAATCGCATTTGCCGAAGAATCCATCCTCCACAACGCCAAGCTCGTGGGAATGGATCCGACCAATATCGAAGTCGCCGGGGAAAACGGAGCCAAGACGTCAATCAACCTCGTCAACGCTCTCAAGACCCTGAGGGACGACATCAACAACGAAAACACCATCAAGACGGAACGCATCCGCCTGATCAAGCCTGTCGTACAAGCCAACGAAGTCATCCTCCAGGCAGCCAAGGACAAGAAAATTGAAACATCCAAAAAGATCGTCGGTTTCGATTATGACGCCGCTTTCCCGACTCTGTTGAAGAATCTCATGCCCGGTACCGGCCTCACCTGGTTCGTGCTGGCCGCCCTGTTTGGAGCCGTAGTCTCCTCACTGGCCTCCATGTTGAACTCGGCATCGACTATTTTCACGATGGACATCTACAACAAGCTCCGCAAGGACGCTACGTCCTCGGAACTCGTCACGGTCGGCAAACTAGGCGTCCTGGGTTGCGTACTCATCGCTACCAGTCTTGCTCCGTTCCTGGACAATCCGATCTTTGGAGGTATCTTTACCTTCATTCAGGAATTCCAAGGATACCTGAGCCCGGGAGCCCTTTGCGTGTTCCTCTTCGGCTTCTTCGTGCCGAAGTGCCCGCGTATTTTCGGTTGGCTCGGGATTGCAATTAACGCGGCCATGTATGGTGCCCTGCAGTATTTCTGGCCGTCCCTGCCGTTCCTGAACCGCATGTCCATCTG